A window from Triticum aestivum cultivar Chinese Spring chromosome 6D, IWGSC CS RefSeq v2.1, whole genome shotgun sequence encodes these proteins:
- the LOC123141363 gene encoding uncharacterized protein produces MASVVETHDSAVAGGGDVVFCVIILFMSVLSLVILATSSAVGSGDGEEEGRQRQRSGSRGNGPVFVGGRGCACGGCRAGAGVCGTYLS; encoded by the coding sequence CGAGACCCACGACTccgcggtggccggcggcggggacgTGGTGTTCTGCGTCATCATCTTGTTCATGTCCGTGCTGTCCCTGGTCATCTTGGCGACCTCCTCTGCCGTCGGCAGCGGCGACGGGGAAGAGGAAGGGAGGCAGCGGCAGCGCTCCGGCTCCCGCGGGAACGGGCCGGTGTTCGTGGGCGGCAGGGGCTGCGCCTGCGGCGGctgccgcgccggcgccggcgtctGCGGCACCTACCTCTCGTGA